The window GATGGTACCGCCGGTAGTATCCATATCTTTTGGGTACACCAGTGTCAGGCAGAACTCTTCCTGAGTGTTTTTCACCTGAAAACGCACGGTGGAATTCATGGTAACCACCGTTGCCGGAACGTCACGCGGCGCCACAATCTGCGCCCGCTCCAGTTCGGCTTCCAGTTCATCCATCCCCGGAAACGCTTTGCCTGGCAGAGAATCCAATAAACGTTCCAGGCGCTCCAGATCAAGGCTGGAGATAATAATGTTCGGTTTGCTGCTCATAAAACTGACCTGCATGTAAGTAAAGCCCGCATGAAAAAAACGCCCCTAAGCAAAGCTTAGGAGCGAATTATGAATAACGGGAATAAAGTTGAAGTTACAATTCTGTTAGTAATAAAGCAAGGGGTCATAAACGGCCACCGTATAAATACAGCGGTTCTTATGTTTTGTCTTACTTTCTGTCAGTGAAACAACTGGTCCGGTTTGTCTGAAATGGGCCCAGAGTTGGCGCAAAGACCGGCTTAATAAGCACTACTGTCCCGCAGTTTGGAGTGTCACTACGTCACTCCAAACTGTGGCATTAATCGATTACAGTGTTTCAACCTGAAACGCTTTTCCGGGGCAAGCCCCTGGCCCCCAGTAAGGAGAGGTATCTCCTTACGATCCTCTCTTTTCGGCGCGTCCGGCTTCATCCAGCCAACTGCAATGATTATGCGGCACGCAAAACAATTCGCCCCGGAACGACACTTTAAAACACCAATAATTTGTATCGTTCCGGGGCAGGGTTTTGCTCTGAAGGCCGCAGAATCATCTGGTTGTCTGGCGCCGCACGATCGCCGGTTTTAATAATCCGCTCAGCCGTATTTCAACGGAAAAAGAGTTCACGACATGAAATTTCAGATCATCTGTTTGCTCTGAAAAGCGGCATTGCGGTGATGGTTTTCTGCGCCTCTGGGGCCGCCGCAGAAACCGCTGATATGTCTGGTCTGTCCGCAGGGATGCGGACAAGTGGCTCCGGCCATGGATGGCCGATGAGGCACGCGGCCAGTAAATATCAAGGTTTCAAGGGTGACGGCCCAGAAAGCGCGAAGCTGGGCCTGTTTTTGCTCCTGCAAAACATGCATTTCCGCCATCCATGGCGGTCAGGTATAAAGCCCCGCCGGCAAGGGGATAAGTTCCCCTGGGAGGCAGCAGGCCTTGATGTTAAAAAATGCTGTTCTTGTCAGTTACGGTGCTGATTAAAAACTGCGGGACAGCAGTGGGCTTAATGCGGCTTTTAGTCTTCGTCAATAAAACCGCCGGTCCGGTTTGTCTGAAATGAGCCCAGAGTGGGCGCAAAGACCGGCTTCATCACAACATTCAATCGTCTCAGTCTTCACCAATAAAACCGCCGGTCTGGTGCGC of the Thalassolituus hydrocarboniclasticus genome contains:
- the rnk gene encoding nucleoside diphosphate kinase regulator, yielding MSSKPNIIISSLDLERLERLLDSLPGKAFPGMDELEAELERAQIVAPRDVPATVVTMNSTVRFQVKNTQEEFCLTLVYPKDMDTTGGTISILAPVGSALLGLSVGDEIEWPSPNGKPMQVRIEEILYQPESSGEFHR